Proteins encoded together in one Myxococcales bacterium window:
- a CDS encoding IS1182 family transposase: MSPATIQFLSPSPETIFIGEVPLRRYLREHDLGWVIRLRAELEAADLSALIAAYDPLGRRAIHPVVMLGLVFYGIIERHSSLRSLEKLAQRDVGAWWLTGGLQPDHSTIGEFLRRHAAELTESFFITLTSQLCRQLKLTAGTVAGDGTVIEAAASHYRLLQAEAAREAASQAPDDARAQTTAAIATERAAERRARGEDPGKVQLSPTEPEARVQKQKNNTYRPSYKPSVLAHESGLIVGQRVEPGAEAAVLPDLLEQHTAVLGALPQRTLLDAGYHTHEVLGLFVSLELDVLCPAGATTAAGRWRKQGARGRYGKADFVYDEARDEYACPAGQRLRYRGASRNRDGLCYRAYRGAPCATCAQRGRCTTAKAGRVLYRFEGDEWKEAMRQVLAQPAARHAYARRRALVEPVFAELRERQGLTRFRRRGLVGVRLEFALHCTAYNLKRTLRQTAPFSTFFTLFVGLWRTPQGVWRLVGLIVRLPKQNASAVFVHLEKWL, encoded by the coding sequence TTGTCCCCGGCGACGATTCAATTTCTTTCTCCGTCGCCGGAGACGATTTTCATCGGTGAGGTGCCGTTGCGCCGCTATTTGCGGGAGCACGACCTGGGCTGGGTCATTCGCTTGCGGGCCGAGTTGGAAGCGGCCGATTTGTCGGCGCTGATCGCCGCCTACGACCCGCTCGGCCGCCGGGCGATTCATCCGGTTGTGATGCTGGGCCTCGTGTTTTACGGGATCATCGAGCGCCACTCGTCGCTGCGGTCGTTGGAGAAGCTGGCCCAACGGGATGTCGGGGCGTGGTGGTTGACGGGCGGGCTGCAACCGGACCACAGCACGATCGGCGAGTTTTTACGGCGGCACGCGGCGGAGTTGACGGAATCTTTTTTCATCACGCTGACGAGTCAATTGTGCCGCCAACTCAAGTTGACCGCCGGCACGGTGGCCGGCGACGGCACGGTGATCGAGGCGGCGGCGAGTCACTACCGGCTGCTTCAGGCCGAGGCCGCGCGGGAGGCCGCGTCCCAAGCCCCCGACGACGCGCGAGCCCAAACAACGGCGGCGATCGCCACGGAACGCGCGGCGGAACGGCGGGCACGGGGCGAGGATCCGGGGAAGGTGCAGTTATCGCCGACCGAGCCGGAAGCGCGGGTGCAGAAGCAGAAGAACAACACCTATCGGCCGTCGTACAAACCCTCGGTGCTGGCGCACGAGAGCGGGCTGATCGTCGGCCAGCGGGTGGAACCGGGAGCGGAGGCGGCGGTCCTGCCGGATTTGCTTGAGCAACACACGGCGGTGCTGGGTGCGCTGCCGCAACGGACACTGCTGGACGCGGGTTATCACACGCACGAGGTGCTGGGATTGTTTGTTTCGTTGGAGCTGGACGTGCTTTGTCCAGCGGGTGCGACGACGGCGGCCGGCCGGTGGCGGAAACAAGGGGCGCGGGGTCGTTACGGCAAAGCGGATTTTGTGTATGACGAGGCGCGGGATGAATACGCCTGCCCGGCCGGGCAGCGGTTGCGGTATCGCGGCGCGAGCCGGAATCGCGATGGCCTTTGCTACCGGGCGTATCGCGGCGCGCCTTGCGCGACTTGCGCGCAACGCGGGCGCTGCACGACGGCGAAGGCGGGGCGGGTTTTGTATCGGTTCGAGGGCGATGAATGGAAAGAGGCGATGCGGCAGGTGCTGGCGCAACCGGCCGCGCGTCACGCCTATGCGCGACGACGCGCGTTGGTCGAGCCGGTCTTCGCCGAATTGCGCGAACGACAGGGGCTCACCCGTTTTCGGCGCCGCGGCCTGGTCGGCGTGCGCCTGGAATTTGCCTTGCACTGCACGGCCTATAATCTCAAGCGGACCCTGCGCCAGACGGCGCCTTTTTCGACCTTTTTTACGCTCTTTGTCGGCCTCTGGCGGACTCCGCAAGGCGTTTGGCGACTCGTCGGTCTGATCGTTCGTCTACCGAAACAAAATGCGAGCGCGGTCTTCGTTCACCTCGAAAAATGGTTGTAA
- a CDS encoding HDOD domain-containing protein: MSILDQLSQIVDLPTIPTTVTHIMEITNREDSTIADLARVVMADQALSAKLLRVANSPFYSMPRKVSDIERAIALLGFREVRDLSLSISVFDSLYMPTKAGAYFDRARFWEHCFVVAFLTRELARAQQQSGGNAFTAGLLHDVGKVFLDKYFPDLFRSIVSRVTSAGISFREAEQTLVGIGHDEVGAFLLKHWNLPDDLAAGAGGHHTPEVNPDPMAVLTFCANTLAHIGGFAATDNEPKTDLDSFLASPTAQALRAAKRLPSEKVLARLVVRLEEEGESLSAHAAMLV, from the coding sequence ATGTCTATCCTGGACCAGCTATCGCAGATAGTCGATCTGCCGACGATTCCGACCACGGTAACGCACATCATGGAAATCACCAATCGCGAGGACTCGACGATCGCCGATCTGGCCCGCGTTGTCATGGCCGATCAGGCGCTTTCCGCCAAGTTGTTGCGGGTGGCCAACAGTCCCTTTTACTCGATGCCCCGCAAGGTCAGCGACATCGAGCGGGCGATCGCCCTGCTGGGCTTCCGCGAGGTGCGCGACCTGTCGCTGTCGATCAGCGTCTTCGATTCGCTTTACATGCCGACCAAGGCCGGGGCGTATTTCGACCGTGCCCGTTTTTGGGAGCATTGCTTCGTCGTCGCCTTCCTCACCCGCGAATTGGCGCGCGCCCAGCAGCAATCGGGCGGCAATGCCTTCACGGCGGGCCTGCTGCACGACGTCGGCAAGGTCTTTCTCGACAAGTACTTCCCCGACCTGTTCCGCTCGATCGTTTCGCGCGTCACCAGCGCCGGCATTTCCTTCCGCGAGGCCGAACAGACCCTGGTGGGCATCGGCCACGACGAGGTCGGCGCGTTCCTGCTCAAACACTGGAACCTGCCCGACGATCTGGCCGCCGGTGCCGGCGGTCATCACACGCCGGAAGTCAATCCCGACCCGATGGCCGTGCTCACTTTCTGCGCCAACACGCTCGCCCATATCGGCGGCTTTGCCGCGACCGACAACGAGCCGAAAACCGATCTGGATTCCTTCCTCGCCTCGCCCACCGCGCAAGCCCTGCGCGCCGCCAAACGGCTGCCGTCGGAAAAAGTGCTGGCCCGCCTGGTTGTCCGGCTGGAGGAAGAAGGCGAAAGTCTGTCGGCCCATGCGGCGATGTTGGTTTAA
- a CDS encoding uracil-DNA glycosylase yields the protein MSEHDAYVAEKLGELLESLEALRRLGRQLTVHEQELVELARSQPRLKPTLKKEAEPPKTAARPARPAKPKTATEKPLADSAGENELRSIREEIGDCTRCKLHQGRKNIVFGDGTATAELMFVGEGPGADEDEQGLPFVGRAGQLLNKMIAAMGKRRDEVYIGNIVKCRPPGNREPEGDEVAMCLPFLQRQIRTIHPKMIVCLGRVAIQNLLDTKRPISQLRGQWQLYEDIRVMPTFHPAYLLRNPAAKKPAWEDLQKVMAELGWPLPKKEG from the coding sequence ATGTCGGAACACGACGCCTATGTGGCCGAAAAATTAGGGGAATTATTGGAGAGCCTGGAGGCGTTGCGCCGGCTGGGACGGCAACTTACCGTCCACGAACAGGAACTGGTCGAACTGGCCCGCTCGCAGCCGCGATTGAAACCCACCCTCAAAAAGGAAGCGGAACCGCCCAAAACGGCGGCGCGGCCGGCGCGGCCCGCCAAGCCCAAAACGGCGACGGAAAAACCTTTGGCCGACTCAGCGGGGGAAAACGAGCTGCGAAGCATCCGGGAAGAAATCGGCGACTGCACCCGTTGCAAGCTACACCAGGGCCGCAAAAACATCGTATTCGGTGACGGCACCGCCACCGCCGAGTTGATGTTCGTCGGCGAAGGGCCGGGGGCGGACGAGGACGAACAGGGATTGCCGTTCGTCGGCCGGGCCGGGCAACTGCTCAATAAAATGATCGCGGCGATGGGCAAGCGGCGCGACGAGGTCTACATCGGCAACATCGTCAAATGCCGTCCGCCCGGCAACCGCGAGCCCGAGGGCGACGAAGTCGCCATGTGCCTGCCGTTTCTCCAACGGCAAATCCGGACGATTCATCCCAAGATGATCGTCTGCCTGGGGCGCGTGGCCATTCAGAATTTGCTCGACACCAAGCGGCCGATCAGCCAGTTGCGCGGCCAATGGCAGCTTTACGAGGACATCCGGGTGATGCCGACATTCCACCCGGCCTATTTGTTGCGCAACCCGGCGGCGAAAAAGCCCGCCTGGGAAGACCTGCAAAAAGTGATGGCCGAACTGGGTTGGCCGCTGCCGAAGAAGGAAGGGTGA
- a CDS encoding nodulation protein NfeD: protein MRRVRWTFCLALLLAGAVWLAAAAEEPAAPAVVQVITIDGAINPGSADFIISSISNAARENAAALLIELDTPGGLVDSTQDIVKEMLDSPVPIIVYVTPPGAHAGSAGVMITLAGHLAVMAPSTRIGAASPVAMGGEMDETMKAKATNDVVGFVEAIAKRRGRNVEWAKRAVTEAAVVTDDQAVKDGIVDFVAKNLDDLLTQADGREVTLGQDVKRELHLQGAAVDRRAMGLKHKIIFHLADPNLVYLFMIIGMLGLYAEFSNPGMVVPGIVGGICLILFAVSTQILPINAVGLLLIAAGIVMLVLEFKFTSYGALTAGGVVLMVLGSLFMFDNAPDKVFPAPTFRLQASWGVILPSVVAIGAFSLFVAYKIIRAQVRKGLTGQEGIVGETGEAATAIEPRGKVLVQGTYWDADADAPIEQGARIQVVAVRGLRLKVKKL, encoded by the coding sequence ATGCGACGCGTGCGGTGGACGTTCTGTCTGGCGCTGCTGCTGGCGGGCGCGGTCTGGCTGGCCGCCGCGGCGGAGGAACCGGCCGCGCCGGCGGTCGTCCAGGTGATCACCATCGACGGGGCGATCAACCCGGGCAGCGCGGATTTCATCATCAGTTCGATCAGCAACGCCGCGCGGGAAAACGCCGCCGCGCTGCTGATCGAATTGGACACCCCCGGCGGGCTGGTCGATTCCACCCAGGACATCGTCAAGGAAATGCTCGACAGCCCGGTGCCGATCATCGTCTACGTGACACCTCCGGGGGCCCACGCCGGCAGCGCCGGAGTGATGATCACCCTGGCCGGCCACCTGGCGGTGATGGCGCCGTCGACCCGCATCGGCGCGGCCAGTCCGGTGGCGATGGGCGGCGAGATGGACGAAACGATGAAAGCCAAGGCGACCAACGACGTCGTCGGCTTTGTCGAGGCGATCGCCAAGCGCCGCGGGCGGAACGTGGAATGGGCCAAGCGGGCGGTGACCGAGGCGGCCGTGGTGACCGACGACCAGGCGGTCAAGGACGGCATCGTCGACTTCGTCGCCAAGAACCTCGACGACCTGTTGACCCAGGCCGACGGCCGCGAGGTAACGCTCGGCCAGGACGTGAAGCGCGAGTTGCATTTGCAAGGGGCCGCGGTCGACCGGCGGGCGATGGGCTTGAAGCACAAGATCATCTTCCATCTGGCCGATCCGAACCTCGTCTATCTGTTTATGATCATCGGCATGCTCGGCCTCTATGCCGAGTTTTCCAATCCGGGCATGGTCGTGCCGGGCATCGTCGGCGGCATCTGCCTGATTTTGTTCGCGGTCAGCACGCAGATCCTGCCGATCAACGCGGTCGGCCTGCTGCTGATCGCCGCCGGTATCGTGATGCTCGTGCTCGAATTCAAATTCACCAGCTACGGGGCGTTGACCGCCGGAGGAGTGGTGCTTATGGTCCTGGGCTCGCTGTTCATGTTCGACAATGCGCCCGACAAGGTGTTTCCCGCCCCGACGTTCCGCCTGCAGGCGTCGTGGGGCGTGATTCTGCCCAGCGTGGTCGCCATCGGCGCCTTCTCGCTTTTCGTGGCCTACAAGATCATCCGCGCCCAGGTGCGCAAGGGCCTGACCGGGCAGGAAGGCATCGTCGGGGAAACCGGCGAGGCGGCCACGGCGATCGAGCCGCGGGGCAAGGTCTTGGTGCAGGGAACCTATTGGGACGCCGACGCCGACGCGCCGATCGAGCAGGGCGCGCGCATTCAGGTGGTCGCCGTCCGCGGTTTGCGGCTGAAAGTGAAAAAACTCTAA
- a CDS encoding slipin family protein → MGLLILFGIVALILLSGIRVLNEYERGVIFRFGRITDTKQAGIRWIIPFVDRMVRMSTRILATDVPPQDVITRDNVSVKVNAVIYFKVMDPVKAVIEVENYLYATSQISQTTLRSVLGQSELDELLAEREKINMKLQSIIDGHTEPWGVKVTAVEVKQVDLPQEMQRAMAKQAEADRERRAKIIAADGEMQASTKLNEAADILARNPMALQLRYLQTLAEIATENNSTTIFPVPIDVFRPFLEKMGK, encoded by the coding sequence ATGGGTCTGCTGATCCTTTTCGGCATCGTGGCGCTGATTCTGCTGTCGGGCATCCGCGTCCTGAACGAATACGAACGCGGCGTCATTTTCCGTTTCGGCCGCATCACCGACACCAAACAGGCCGGCATCCGCTGGATCATTCCCTTCGTCGACCGGATGGTGCGGATGAGCACCCGCATCCTCGCCACGGACGTGCCGCCGCAGGACGTGATCACCCGCGATAACGTCTCGGTGAAGGTCAACGCGGTCATCTACTTCAAGGTGATGGATCCGGTCAAAGCCGTCATCGAGGTCGAGAACTACCTCTACGCGACCAGCCAGATCAGCCAGACCACCCTGCGGTCGGTGCTCGGCCAGAGCGAACTGGACGAACTGCTGGCGGAGCGCGAGAAGATCAACATGAAGCTGCAGTCGATCATCGACGGCCACACCGAGCCGTGGGGCGTGAAGGTCACGGCGGTCGAGGTCAAGCAGGTCGACCTGCCGCAGGAAATGCAGCGCGCCATGGCGAAACAGGCCGAGGCGGACCGCGAGCGCCGCGCGAAGATCATCGCCGCCGACGGCGAAATGCAGGCCTCGACGAAACTCAACGAGGCGGCGGACATCCTCGCCCGGAACCCGATGGCGTTGCAGTTGCGCTACCTGCAGACCCTGGCGGAGATCGCCACCGAGAACAATTCGACGACGATCTTCCCGGTGCCGATCGACGTATTTCGGCCGTTCCTGGAAAAAATGGGCAAATAG
- a CDS encoding diguanylate cyclase, producing MSEEQANRERETAELRRRVAELEAEVARLRAVNDELSERTLELFSLFELSYSLGSGIRYDRLKDGSMDFLGDLLGIDQFSLMLLDPDDGKLHIRAALGIPKSVRRKCVLTPPEGIAGMVFTTGQAVYVPDVSREPRYLYYKGAYKQGGSLISLPLLDEDDKPFGVLNISKPEIDAFSESDQKQFGALAFQIAVIIQNFTSYTQLHELSQTDELTSLANRRSFFESLEVEHDRHTRVGKSYTLLLIDVDFFKQYNDRHGHLEGDRALRELAALLKKRGRQTDILARYGGEEFVVCATRTTKQDGIILADALRTAIAEHRFLLADGRPAADLSITVGVASYPDDAAESLQVLAKADQALFVGKTRGRNTVAPYTPDIVLPETARGAKGDDPGRRGKGELES from the coding sequence ATGAGCGAAGAGCAAGCGAACCGCGAACGCGAGACGGCCGAACTGCGCCGTCGCGTGGCCGAACTCGAAGCCGAGGTTGCGCGGTTGCGCGCCGTCAACGACGAGCTTTCCGAGCGCACGCTGGAACTGTTCAGCCTGTTCGAACTGAGCTATTCGCTCGGCTCCGGCATCCGCTACGACCGCCTGAAGGACGGGTCGATGGATTTCCTCGGCGATTTGCTGGGGATCGACCAGTTCAGTCTCATGCTCCTGGATCCGGACGACGGCAAACTGCACATCCGCGCCGCGCTGGGGATTCCCAAGTCGGTGCGGCGCAAATGCGTGCTCACGCCGCCGGAAGGCATCGCCGGCATGGTGTTCACGACCGGCCAGGCGGTTTACGTGCCCGACGTCAGCCGCGAACCGCGCTATCTCTACTACAAGGGCGCCTACAAGCAGGGCGGCAGCCTGATTTCGCTGCCGCTGCTCGACGAGGACGACAAACCGTTCGGCGTGCTCAACATCTCCAAGCCCGAGATCGACGCCTTCAGCGAAAGCGATCAAAAACAGTTCGGCGCCCTCGCCTTTCAGATCGCCGTGATCATCCAGAATTTCACTTCCTACACGCAGTTGCACGAGTTGTCGCAAACCGATGAGCTGACCTCGCTGGCCAACCGCCGGTCCTTCTTCGAGTCGCTGGAAGTGGAGCACGACCGCCATACCCGCGTCGGCAAGAGCTATACCCTGCTGCTCATCGACGTCGATTTCTTCAAGCAGTACAACGACCGGCACGGCCACCTCGAGGGCGACCGGGCGCTGCGCGAACTGGCGGCGCTGTTGAAGAAGCGCGGGCGCCAGACGGATATCCTGGCCCGCTACGGCGGCGAGGAATTCGTCGTCTGCGCGACGCGCACGACCAAACAGGACGGCATCATCCTGGCCGACGCCCTGCGCACCGCCATCGCCGAACACCGCTTTTTGCTCGCCGACGGCCGGCCCGCCGCCGATCTGTCCATCACCGTGGGCGTGGCCAGTTATCCGGATGACGCCGCCGAATCGCTGCAGGTGCTCGCCAAGGCCGATCAGGCGCTGTTCGTCGGCAAGACCCGCGGCCGCAATACCGTCGCGCCCTATACGCCCGACATCGTGCTGCCCGAAACGGCCCGCGGGGCGAAGGGCGACGATCCGGGCCGCCGCGGCAAGGGCGAACTGGAAAGCTGA
- the queA gene encoding tRNA preQ1(34) S-adenosylmethionine ribosyltransferase-isomerase QueA has protein sequence MPPLADDNRLARYDFDLPAELIAQHPAARRSASRLLVIPRERPLEHRRFADLVELFRPGDVLVRNNTKVLPARLIGRRESGGRIELLLLAPAAGVADRWRAMARPGRAMVPGAEFRFGELPVRIAARHPDGTVDVDFLVPAGQLLELLAREGRMPLPPYIRREDSEDPRVLAEDRERYQTVYAKIPGAVAAPTAGLHFTPELFAQLAARGVTVADLTLHVGAGTFLPVRSATLDDHVMHAERYELPAAAAEAINRGRAAGGRIVAVGTTSARVLETLGESAGPLAAAQGETRLFIRPGRPWRIVDVLVTNFHLPKSTLLVLVCALAGTERLLAAYREAVAQGYRFFSYGDACWIERA, from the coding sequence ATGCCCCCACTCGCTGACGACAACCGCCTGGCGCGTTACGATTTCGATCTGCCCGCCGAACTCATCGCCCAACATCCGGCGGCCCGGCGTTCGGCCAGCCGGCTGCTGGTCATTCCCCGCGAGCGGCCGCTCGAACACCGCCGTTTCGCCGACCTCGTCGAACTGTTCCGGCCCGGCGACGTGCTGGTCCGTAACAACACCAAGGTGCTGCCCGCCCGTTTGATCGGCCGGCGCGAATCCGGCGGGCGGATCGAGCTGTTGCTGCTGGCGCCGGCGGCGGGCGTCGCGGATCGCTGGCGGGCGATGGCCAGGCCGGGGCGGGCGATGGTTCCGGGGGCCGAGTTCCGGTTCGGCGAGTTGCCCGTCCGGATCGCCGCCCGGCACCCGGACGGCACGGTGGACGTCGATTTCCTCGTTCCGGCCGGGCAATTGCTCGAACTCCTGGCCCGCGAAGGCCGGATGCCCCTGCCGCCGTACATCCGGCGCGAGGACAGCGAAGACCCGCGCGTCCTGGCCGAGGATCGCGAGCGCTACCAGACGGTGTACGCCAAAATCCCCGGCGCGGTCGCCGCGCCGACCGCCGGCCTCCATTTCACGCCGGAATTGTTCGCGCAACTGGCCGCCCGCGGCGTGACCGTCGCGGATCTCACCTTGCACGTCGGCGCGGGCACTTTTCTGCCGGTGCGCTCGGCGACCCTGGACGATCACGTCATGCACGCCGAACGCTACGAACTGCCCGCCGCGGCGGCCGAGGCGATCAACCGCGGCCGCGCCGCCGGGGGCCGGATCGTCGCGGTCGGCACGACTTCGGCGCGGGTGTTGGAAACGCTGGGCGAGTCGGCGGGGCCGCTCGCGGCCGCGCAGGGCGAAACCCGGCTGTTCATCCGGCCCGGGCGTCCCTGGCGGATCGTCGACGTGTTGGTGACGAATTTCCATCTACCGAAAAGCACGCTGCTTGTGCTAGTGTGCGCCCTCGCCGGAACCGAGCGTCTGCTGGCGGCTTATCGCGAGGCGGTCGCGCAGGGTTATCGGTTTTTCAGTTACGGCGACGCATGTTGGATCGAACGGGCATGA
- the tgt gene encoding tRNA guanosine(34) transglycosylase Tgt yields the protein MTKSFTFEVLATDGRTRARRGRLQTPHGEVETPVFMPVGTAGSVKTLDNRDLEELGAQLVLANTYHLYLRPGHEVVKNLGGLHGFINRPRPYLTDSGGYQVFSLGDFRKITEEGVRFASHIDGSRHLLTPELSIAVQEALGADIIMAFDECIPFPATTEYVRQSTERTLRWTERCLRARTRDDQALFGIVQGGMDEELRRWSAERTVALDLPGYALGGLSVGESKDQMMRVAAFAAPLLPAEKPRYVMGVGHPEDILEMIAYGVDMFDCVMPTRNARTGTLYTHEGRINIRNARHKTDPAPLDPECGCPTCRTHSRAYLRHLFMAGEPSVLRLLTLHNIHFYFEMINGARAAIANGTYFDYYSAFRDKMERTEILKGKANVD from the coding sequence ATGACCAAATCGTTTACCTTCGAGGTGCTGGCGACGGACGGGCGCACGCGGGCGCGCCGGGGGCGCTTGCAGACGCCGCACGGCGAGGTGGAAACGCCGGTCTTCATGCCGGTGGGCACCGCCGGATCGGTGAAAACCCTCGACAACCGCGACCTCGAGGAACTCGGCGCCCAACTGGTGCTCGCCAATACCTATCACCTCTATCTGCGGCCCGGCCACGAGGTCGTTAAAAACCTGGGCGGACTGCACGGCTTCATCAACCGGCCGCGGCCCTACCTCACCGATTCGGGCGGCTACCAGGTATTTTCGCTGGGCGATTTCCGCAAAATCACCGAGGAAGGGGTCCGGTTCGCCAGCCACATCGACGGCAGCCGCCATCTGCTGACGCCCGAACTGTCGATCGCGGTGCAGGAAGCCCTCGGCGCCGACATCATCATGGCGTTCGACGAGTGCATCCCGTTTCCGGCGACGACCGAATACGTCCGCCAATCCACCGAACGCACCCTGCGCTGGACCGAGCGCTGTTTGCGGGCCAGAACGCGCGACGACCAAGCCCTTTTCGGCATCGTCCAGGGGGGCATGGACGAGGAACTGCGCCGTTGGAGCGCCGAGCGGACGGTGGCGCTCGACCTGCCCGGCTACGCGCTGGGCGGTCTGTCGGTGGGCGAAAGCAAGGACCAGATGATGCGTGTCGCCGCCTTTGCCGCGCCGCTCCTGCCGGCGGAAAAGCCGCGTTACGTGATGGGCGTCGGGCACCCGGAGGACATCCTGGAAATGATCGCCTACGGGGTCGACATGTTCGACTGCGTGATGCCAACCCGCAACGCCCGCACCGGCACCCTGTACACCCACGAGGGACGGATCAACATCCGCAACGCCCGCCACAAAACCGACCCGGCGCCGCTGGACCCGGAGTGCGGCTGCCCCACCTGCCGCACCCATAGCCGGGCTTACCTGCGCCACCTGTTCATGGCGGGCGAACCCTCCGTTCTGCGGCTCCTGACCCTGCACAACATTCATTTTTATTTTGAGATGATAAACGGAGCCCGAGCGGCGATTGCCAACGGCACCTACTTTGACTATTATTCCGCATTCCGCGACAAGATGGAACGAACGGAAATATTGAAAGGAAAAGCAAATGTGGATTAA
- the yajC gene encoding preprotein translocase subunit YajC yields MWINLAHAAGGTGGAGGNPQDLWSTLMLFGLMAVIFYFFLIRPQAKKQKEHLKMLGELKRGDEVVTTGGILGKIHSVTDKLIVLEVAQNVRIRVLKGQIAGQHAAETNNKEEQ; encoded by the coding sequence ATGTGGATTAATCTCGCGCACGCGGCCGGCGGAACCGGTGGCGCCGGCGGCAACCCCCAGGATCTGTGGAGCACCTTGATGCTCTTCGGCCTGATGGCGGTGATTTTCTATTTCTTCCTGATCCGGCCCCAGGCGAAAAAGCAAAAAGAGCACCTGAAGATGCTCGGCGAACTCAAACGCGGCGACGAGGTGGTCACCACCGGGGGTATTCTCGGCAAGATTCACAGCGTTACCGACAAGTTGATCGTTCTGGAAGTGGCGCAGAACGTCCGGATTCGCGTTTTGAAGGGCCAGATCGCGGGCCAGCACGCCGCCGAAACCAACAATAAAGAAGAGCAATAG